Proteins encoded within one genomic window of Haloplanus vescus:
- a CDS encoding branched-chain amino acid ABC transporter permease, with translation MSDEAATSDGALARLAGIWKPRGNEARVMAGTAILLALFPFVFSRMPVVSGFLQGYQSLATLILVWGIFALGFDLLLGYTGLLSFGHAAFWGGAAYAAGVFSQYVSGSPILMVLAGTTFAVLLAWFLGFLSLRRGGIYFAILTLAFAQMLFYMSSSPLAFITGGENGFTGVETAELFGIFALESELPLFPLEMLLGTWLYVFVAAIALLCIALGYRILNSPYGMVFRAIRENEQRAEFVGLNVWRYRLMSFIISGFFAGVAGSLFVIHGTYVPLSSLYWTASGEVVIMTVLGGTGSLFGPLIGAGIYLYVENIVSGFDTIGPFWHLILGVVFVVTIWVFPRGIWGFVRDVRDRVTGGDD, from the coding sequence ATGAGCGACGAGGCAGCCACGTCGGACGGGGCGCTCGCTCGGCTCGCCGGTATCTGGAAACCCCGTGGGAACGAGGCGCGCGTGATGGCCGGGACGGCCATCCTCCTCGCTCTCTTCCCGTTCGTGTTCTCCCGGATGCCCGTCGTGAGCGGCTTCCTGCAGGGGTATCAGAGCCTCGCGACACTCATCCTCGTCTGGGGTATCTTCGCGCTCGGCTTCGACCTCTTGCTCGGCTATACCGGCCTGCTGTCGTTCGGTCACGCCGCCTTCTGGGGCGGGGCCGCCTACGCGGCGGGCGTGTTCAGCCAGTACGTCTCTGGCTCGCCGATTCTGATGGTGCTCGCCGGCACGACCTTTGCCGTCTTGCTGGCGTGGTTCCTCGGCTTCCTGTCGCTTCGACGCGGCGGCATCTACTTCGCCATCCTTACGCTCGCGTTCGCACAGATGCTGTTCTACATGTCGTCGTCGCCACTGGCGTTCATCACCGGCGGTGAGAACGGCTTTACGGGCGTCGAAACCGCCGAACTGTTCGGCATCTTCGCGCTCGAAAGCGAACTGCCGCTGTTCCCACTGGAGATGCTGCTGGGGACGTGGCTCTACGTGTTCGTCGCTGCCATCGCACTCCTCTGTATCGCGCTGGGTTACCGCATCCTCAACTCGCCGTACGGCATGGTCTTCCGCGCCATCCGCGAGAACGAACAGCGCGCGGAGTTCGTCGGCCTGAACGTCTGGCGCTACCGTCTGATGTCGTTCATCATCTCGGGCTTTTTCGCGGGTGTCGCGGGGAGCCTCTTCGTCATCCACGGCACCTACGTCCCGCTCTCGTCGCTGTACTGGACCGCCAGCGGTGAAGTCGTCATCATGACCGTCCTCGGCGGCACGGGGTCGCTGTTCGGCCCCCTCATCGGTGCCGGCATCTACCTCTACGTCGAGAACATCGTCAGTGGCTTCGACACTATCGGGCCGTTCTGGCATCTCATCCTCGGTGTCGTCTTCGTCGTCACCATCTGGGTCTTCCCCCGTGGTATCTGGGGCTTCGTCCGCGACGTTCGTGACCGAGTCACGGGAGGTGATGACTGA
- a CDS encoding branched-chain amino acid ABC transporter permease gives MSFHIEAITVLLNGLQQGAIYILLAVGLSIILGTLKFVNFAHGALYLIGTYAGLLIALEVNLTSGLLQEWGYGQLGLGLGYIPALIIVPFVVFVVGLAMERWVVEPFKDRPDTDQILVTFGLAIVVQEVFRTFFGSSSLPFSQPSWAEGAPQVPFLAQIPISSWRYYVIVITAVLVAIVYLLVEYTDFGLIVRAGTRDPEMVELLGIRLSRPYIIVFGIGAALAGVAGVVGGPLNPVNPTIGNDILVPAFLTVVIGGVGSIAGATLGGVLFGLTYAILVATFSSWAQVGLYAIAAVVLLVRPQGLLGEEGVAP, from the coding sequence ATGAGTTTCCACATCGAGGCGATTACCGTTCTTCTCAACGGACTTCAGCAGGGCGCTATCTACATCCTGCTCGCGGTGGGGCTGTCGATTATCCTCGGCACCCTAAAATTCGTCAACTTCGCACACGGCGCGCTGTATCTGATCGGCACCTACGCCGGTCTGTTAATCGCGCTCGAAGTCAACCTGACCAGCGGCCTCCTCCAAGAGTGGGGCTACGGACAGCTCGGCCTCGGGTTGGGCTACATCCCGGCGCTGATAATCGTCCCGTTCGTCGTGTTCGTCGTCGGCCTCGCGATGGAGCGCTGGGTCGTCGAACCGTTCAAGGACCGCCCCGACACCGACCAGATTCTGGTCACCTTCGGGCTGGCTATCGTCGTCCAAGAGGTGTTCCGAACCTTCTTCGGGTCGAGTAGCCTGCCCTTCTCCCAGCCCTCGTGGGCGGAAGGTGCGCCGCAGGTTCCCTTCCTCGCACAGATTCCCATCTCGTCGTGGCGGTACTACGTCATCGTCATCACGGCGGTGCTGGTCGCCATCGTCTATCTCCTCGTTGAGTACACGGACTTCGGCCTCATCGTCCGGGCCGGGACGCGAGACCCCGAGATGGTCGAACTGCTCGGTATCCGGCTGAGCCGGCCCTACATCATCGTCTTCGGTATCGGCGCGGCGCTCGCGGGCGTCGCCGGCGTCGTCGGCGGCCCGCTCAATCCCGTCAATCCGACCATCGGGAACGACATCCTCGTGCCCGCGTTCCTGACCGTCGTCATCGGCGGCGTCGGGTCAATCGCGGGCGCGACGCTCGGCGGCGTACTCTTCGGACTCACGTACGCTATCCTCGTGGCGACGTTCTCGTCGTGGGCACAGGTCGGCCTCTACGCCATCGCGGCCGTCGTCTTGCTGGTGCGGCCACAGGGCCTGCTCGGTGAAGAGGGGGTGGCCCCATGA
- a CDS encoding substrate-binding protein, with product MGSNDGRLDRRDVIKAAGAAGTAGLVGLAGCSGGGGGGGGDSEYPELGNYPIEGDTATLGFNVPQSGPYASEGEDELRAYELAVQHLNNGGGWVDSQFDDLSGDGVLDYEIDSVNGDTATDADTARQSASRMIQRDDVIMVTGGSSSAVAISVQELCQREKVMFMACLTHSNDTTGKNCVRYGFREVFNAYMTGQALAPVVRDEYGEDLEFYQLYADYSWGQTQQASMNKFLTETAGWEQVDSVATPLGTSDYSSYLSQASNSGADVLVLNHYGLDGATSVQQAVDAGLDEDMEIIVPLYNRPMAQAAGSAIEGIFGTVAWDSQIDNTPSNEFTQAFQDEYDRIPSGVAQLAYAQTLQYAAAVERAGTFYPPEVIRQLEDYEYNNIGMGEEMMRGCDHQAQRDVPVVRGLPESERSEGQFYEIVNITSRDNLGYACDEGPAAECELGEYGDE from the coding sequence ATGGGTAGCAATGATGGTCGTTTGGACCGACGTGACGTTATCAAAGCCGCCGGTGCCGCGGGGACTGCCGGCCTCGTAGGGCTCGCCGGTTGTTCTGGCGGTGGCGGCGGTGGGGGTGGCGATTCGGAGTACCCCGAACTCGGTAACTATCCCATCGAGGGTGACACGGCGACGCTCGGGTTCAACGTCCCGCAGTCCGGGCCGTACGCCTCGGAAGGTGAAGACGAGCTTCGAGCCTACGAACTCGCCGTTCAGCACCTCAACAACGGTGGCGGGTGGGTCGACTCGCAGTTCGACGACCTTTCCGGTGACGGCGTGCTCGACTACGAAATCGACTCCGTGAACGGCGACACGGCGACCGACGCCGACACCGCGCGCCAGTCCGCCTCCCGGATGATTCAGCGCGACGACGTGATTATGGTGACCGGCGGGTCCTCCTCCGCCGTCGCCATCTCGGTGCAGGAGCTGTGTCAGCGCGAGAAGGTCATGTTCATGGCCTGTCTGACCCACTCCAACGACACCACAGGGAAGAACTGCGTGCGCTACGGCTTCCGCGAAGTGTTCAACGCGTACATGACGGGGCAGGCACTCGCGCCCGTCGTCCGCGACGAGTACGGCGAGGACCTGGAGTTCTACCAGCTCTACGCCGACTACAGCTGGGGGCAGACCCAGCAGGCATCGATGAACAAGTTCCTGACCGAGACGGCCGGCTGGGAGCAGGTCGACTCTGTCGCCACACCACTCGGCACCAGCGACTACTCCTCGTACCTCTCGCAGGCGTCCAACTCCGGCGCGGACGTGCTCGTCCTCAACCACTACGGTCTGGACGGCGCGACGTCCGTTCAGCAGGCTGTCGACGCCGGTCTCGACGAGGACATGGAGATCATCGTGCCGCTGTACAACCGGCCGATGGCACAGGCCGCCGGCTCCGCCATCGAGGGCATCTTCGGCACCGTCGCGTGGGACTCGCAAATCGACAACACGCCGTCCAACGAGTTCACGCAGGCGTTCCAGGACGAGTACGACCGCATCCCCTCGGGCGTGGCCCAACTCGCCTACGCCCAGACGCTCCAGTACGCGGCCGCCGTCGAGCGTGCGGGGACGTTCTACCCGCCCGAGGTTATCCGGCAACTCGAGGACTACGAGTACAACAACATCGGCATGGGTGAAGAGATGATGCGCGGGTGTGACCACCAGGCACAGCGCGACGTTCCGGTCGTCCGCGGGCTCCCCGAATCCGAGCGGTCCGAGGGCCAGTTCTACGAAATCGTCAACATCACGAGCCGCGACAATCTCGGCTACGCCTGTGACGAAGGACCGGCCGCGGAGTGCGAACTCGGCGAGTACGGGGACGAGTAA
- a CDS encoding haloacid dehalogenase type II, with amino-acid sequence MAGLCFDMYGTLCDTSSVRTRLGETLAVPDRLVAAIDETWRRKQLQYSYQSAQMDDYEPFWDITAHALDYALAAYDVDPSADDRERILTGYDNLDPFPGAAEALDRLSAAGHEVVVLSNGNPAMLKRLADDAGLSPHLDGILSAHAVRTFKPDPAVYEHAADSLGLPIGDCRLISSNAWDIAGAGNAGMATTWVNRTRDPPEHIGARPDREVRTLPEVADDLA; translated from the coding sequence ATGGCCGGCCTCTGTTTCGACATGTACGGAACGCTGTGTGACACGAGTAGCGTGCGGACGCGCCTCGGCGAGACGCTCGCTGTCCCCGACCGACTGGTCGCCGCCATCGACGAGACGTGGCGACGAAAGCAGCTCCAGTACTCGTATCAGAGCGCCCAGATGGACGATTACGAGCCGTTCTGGGACATCACGGCTCACGCCCTCGATTACGCGCTCGCGGCGTACGATGTCGACCCCAGCGCGGACGACCGAGAGCGGATTCTGACGGGGTACGACAACCTCGACCCGTTCCCCGGCGCCGCCGAGGCACTGGACCGACTGTCCGCCGCGGGCCACGAGGTGGTCGTGCTCTCGAACGGCAATCCCGCGATGCTGAAGCGACTCGCGGATGACGCCGGTCTCTCGCCGCATCTCGACGGCATCCTGAGCGCCCACGCCGTGCGGACGTTCAAGCCCGACCCCGCGGTGTACGAACACGCCGCCGACTCGCTCGGCCTCCCTATCGGCGACTGTCGACTCATCTCCTCGAACGCGTGGGATATCGCCGGCGCGGGCAACGCCGGAATGGCGACGACGTGGGTGAACCGGACCCGCGACCCGCCCGAACACATCGGCGCACGTCCAGACCGAGAGGTTCGGACGCTCCCCGAGGTCGCCGACGACCTCGCCTGA
- a CDS encoding GNAT family N-acetyltransferase: MDIREATAADIDGIRAVAHDSLAASYGHALKDDIIAQAVERWYDEATLTDDLDDPNTEFLVADDEGAIVGFAQSYVVDRRETVGEIDWLHVQPDSRGSGIGDELLAALERRLLDHGVSRIEGRVLAANEAGTGFFEREQFEGIGERTVEIGGEPFVEKLYSKFPETGGRQVLTEAATLPDGRQVYVALDESVRGSDGPFYSVYLDRDRSERYGYFCANCDSFGISMDTMGRVVCNDCENRRKPTRWDASYL, translated from the coding sequence ATGGACATCCGCGAGGCCACGGCGGCGGACATCGACGGGATTCGGGCAGTCGCGCACGACTCCCTCGCCGCGTCGTACGGACACGCGCTGAAAGATGATATCATCGCACAGGCGGTCGAGCGCTGGTACGACGAGGCGACACTCACCGACGACCTCGACGACCCCAATACGGAGTTCCTCGTCGCCGACGACGAGGGGGCAATTGTCGGCTTCGCTCAGAGCTACGTTGTCGACCGTCGCGAGACGGTGGGTGAAATCGACTGGCTCCACGTCCAACCCGACAGCCGGGGAAGTGGCATCGGCGACGAACTGCTGGCGGCGCTCGAACGCCGCTTGCTCGACCACGGCGTCTCCCGCATCGAGGGGCGCGTCCTCGCCGCCAACGAGGCCGGAACGGGCTTTTTCGAACGCGAACAGTTCGAGGGCATCGGCGAGCGAACCGTCGAAATCGGCGGCGAACCCTTCGTCGAGAAACTCTACTCGAAGTTCCCGGAGACGGGCGGCCGGCAGGTCCTGACCGAAGCCGCGACACTCCCCGACGGCCGGCAGGTGTACGTCGCCCTCGACGAGAGCGTCCGTGGCTCCGACGGCCCGTTCTACTCCGTCTATCTCGACCGCGACCGCTCCGAACGCTACGGCTACTTCTGTGCCAACTGCGATAGCTTCGGCATCTCGATGGACACCATGGGTCGTGTCGTCTGCAACGACTGCGAGAACCGCCGGAAACCGACGCGGTGGGACGCCAGTTACCTCTGA
- a CDS encoding sodium:solute symporter family transporter: MVTATTLVAVSAVVLLAFAALGAWYARGRIETVEDYITARDSTGGGALTATLVASSMGAWILFSPAEAGAAFGGITAVAGYAAGSALALAGFAVIGPRIRDRLPEGHSLTEYAHARYGTAMYTYVLVVSVAYMFVFLAAEFTGIASALSLIAGVPGWQTAAAVGVTVLAYTGYGGLRASMVTDTVQTVLILPLLIVSVVVTLVALGGTDAAHATVVEASPELLDLGSATGLEFGAYVVVAVVGAEMLNQAWWQRVYAARDAATLRRSFLVAAVAVVPMVFLAGIFGPIAVGLGLVEAPADASVSFFLVVNEVLPDPAVIAVAVLAVLLVVSSADTLFNAIASIVTVDLPRLTGLAGDDLTTAARAVTVVVAAAATVVGAQGYSVLTLFLLADLLAAATFIPLLHGLYSTRAWSGGALFASAVALAVGLAFFPPARGVLPLGGLPTASYFVSFLGAAGVSTILALLTARLGGREYDLDRLGDGVRHLDDGGERR; this comes from the coding sequence ATGGTGACGGCGACGACGCTCGTCGCCGTCTCGGCCGTCGTCTTGCTCGCGTTCGCGGCGCTGGGCGCGTGGTACGCCCGGGGACGCATCGAGACGGTCGAAGACTACATCACCGCCCGCGATTCGACGGGCGGCGGCGCGTTGACGGCGACGCTCGTCGCCTCCAGCATGGGGGCGTGGATTCTGTTCAGCCCTGCGGAGGCGGGCGCGGCCTTCGGCGGCATCACCGCCGTCGCCGGCTACGCTGCGGGGTCGGCGCTCGCACTCGCCGGCTTCGCCGTCATCGGGCCGCGAATCCGTGACCGACTGCCCGAGGGACACAGCCTCACCGAGTACGCCCACGCCCGCTACGGGACAGCGATGTACACGTACGTCCTCGTCGTGAGCGTCGCGTACATGTTCGTCTTCCTCGCCGCGGAGTTCACGGGCATCGCGAGCGCGCTCTCGCTCATCGCGGGCGTGCCCGGGTGGCAGACGGCGGCGGCCGTCGGCGTGACCGTCCTCGCATACACCGGCTACGGCGGCCTTCGAGCGAGCATGGTCACCGACACCGTCCAGACGGTGCTCATCCTCCCCCTGCTCATCGTGAGCGTCGTCGTGACGCTCGTTGCACTCGGCGGCACCGACGCCGCCCACGCCACCGTCGTCGAGGCGTCGCCCGAACTCCTCGACCTCGGCTCCGCGACGGGGCTGGAGTTCGGCGCGTACGTCGTCGTCGCCGTCGTCGGCGCCGAGATGCTGAATCAGGCGTGGTGGCAGCGCGTGTACGCCGCCCGCGACGCCGCGACGCTCCGGCGCTCCTTCCTCGTCGCCGCCGTCGCCGTCGTGCCCATGGTCTTTCTCGCCGGTATCTTCGGCCCCATCGCCGTGGGCCTCGGCCTCGTCGAGGCGCCCGCCGACGCCAGCGTCTCCTTCTTCCTCGTCGTGAACGAGGTGCTGCCGGACCCGGCGGTCATCGCCGTCGCCGTCCTCGCCGTCCTCCTCGTCGTGTCGAGCGCCGACACGCTCTTCAACGCCATCGCGAGCATCGTCACCGTCGACCTGCCGCGACTGACCGGCCTCGCCGGTGACGACCTGACGACGGCCGCGCGGGCCGTGACCGTCGTCGTCGCCGCCGCCGCCACCGTCGTCGGCGCGCAGGGCTACTCCGTCCTCACCCTCTTTCTCCTCGCTGACCTCCTCGCCGCGGCCACGTTCATCCCCCTCCTCCACGGTCTCTACTCGACGCGGGCGTGGTCCGGCGGCGCCCTCTTCGCGAGCGCCGTCGCCCTCGCCGTCGGCCTCGCCTTCTTCCCGCCGGCCCGAGGCGTCCTCCCCCTCGGCGGACTGCCCACCGCTTCGTACTTCGTCTCCTTCCTCGGCGCGGCGGGCGTCTCGACCATCTTGGCGCTGCTGACCGCGCGGCTCGGCGGTCGGGAGTACGACCTCGACCGACTGGGAGACGGGGTTCGCCACCTCGACGACGGAGGTGAGCGGCGATGA
- a CDS encoding heme exporter protein CcmD translates to MTLSALGFAVLIWGAVALVALVFVYELLAVWRDRKEADR, encoded by the coding sequence ATGACGCTCTCGGCGCTCGGCTTCGCCGTCCTGATTTGGGGGGCGGTGGCGCTCGTTGCGCTGGTGTTCGTCTACGAACTGCTGGCGGTGTGGCGCGACCGAAAAGAAGCGGACCGCTGA
- the acs gene encoding acetate--CoA ligase encodes MSDDDDIELEARLAEQAVFEPSDSFVEQANVSDPGIYEEFEENWPDCWEAAADLLEWDEEYDQVLDDSNPPFYEWFTDGKLNASANCLDRHLDERGDETAIEWVGEPVDEDDRSFTYEELHREVNECAAALRDLGVGEGDVVTMYMPMIPELPIAMLACARIGAPHSVVFAGFSADALATRMNSADSEYLVTCDGYYRRGDPLDHLEKANEGLSGVEHEVEDVIVTERLRDGDGFGHDYADNQHTYDDLIADHEGATVDPVQRDAEDMLFLMYTSGTTGQPKGVKHTTGGYLSWAAWTSQAVLDVKPDDTYFCSADIGWITGHTYIVYGPLTLGTTTMMYEGTPDHPDRDRLWEIVEEYEATQLYTAPTAIRAFMKWGAEYPDQHDLSSLRLLGTVGEPINPRAWKWYYKHIGNEDCPIVDTWWQTETGGMMVTTLPGVKDMKPGSAGPPLPGIDADVVDTNGEAVGAGRAGYLTVNKPWPGMLRTLYKNDERYIEEYWAEYSDTDSDDPEDWVYFPEDGAKLDEDGYVTVLGRVDDVLNVSGHRLGTMEIESAIVGVEGVAEAAVVGGDHPVKGEAVYAYVITEDGYEETDELRDRIIAGVEDAIGPIARPERVVFSPDLPKTRSGKIMRRLLEDIANEAELGDTSTLRNPDIVEDIQRKIRDN; translated from the coding sequence ATGTCCGACGACGACGACATCGAACTGGAGGCACGCCTCGCTGAGCAGGCGGTGTTCGAGCCGTCCGATTCGTTCGTCGAGCAGGCGAACGTCTCGGACCCCGGCATCTACGAGGAGTTCGAGGAGAACTGGCCCGACTGCTGGGAAGCGGCGGCCGACCTCCTCGAGTGGGACGAGGAGTACGACCAGGTGCTCGATGATTCGAACCCGCCGTTCTACGAGTGGTTCACCGACGGCAAACTGAACGCGTCGGCAAACTGTCTGGACCGCCACCTCGACGAGCGCGGTGACGAGACGGCCATCGAGTGGGTGGGCGAACCCGTCGACGAGGACGACCGGTCGTTCACTTACGAGGAGCTCCACCGCGAGGTCAACGAGTGCGCCGCTGCGCTCCGTGACCTCGGCGTCGGCGAGGGCGACGTCGTGACGATGTACATGCCGATGATTCCCGAGCTGCCCATCGCGATGCTTGCGTGTGCGCGCATCGGCGCACCCCACAGCGTCGTGTTCGCGGGCTTCTCGGCGGACGCCCTCGCGACGCGGATGAACTCCGCCGACTCCGAGTATCTGGTCACGTGTGACGGCTACTATCGTCGCGGCGACCCCCTCGACCACCTCGAGAAGGCCAACGAGGGCCTATCCGGCGTCGAACACGAGGTCGAGGACGTCATCGTCACCGAGCGACTCCGCGACGGCGACGGCTTCGGTCACGACTACGCCGACAACCAGCACACCTACGACGACCTCATCGCCGACCACGAGGGCGCGACGGTCGACCCGGTCCAGCGCGACGCCGAGGACATGCTGTTCCTGATGTACACCTCGGGGACCACCGGCCAGCCCAAGGGCGTCAAACACACCACGGGTGGCTATCTCTCCTGGGCCGCGTGGACGAGCCAAGCCGTCCTCGACGTCAAGCCCGATGACACCTACTTCTGTTCTGCCGACATCGGTTGGATTACCGGCCACACCTACATCGTCTACGGCCCGCTCACGCTCGGGACGACGACGATGATGTACGAGGGGACGCCGGACCACCCCGACCGCGACCGCCTCTGGGAAATCGTCGAGGAGTACGAGGCGACCCAGCTGTACACCGCTCCGACCGCGATTCGAGCGTTCATGAAGTGGGGCGCGGAGTACCCCGACCAGCACGACCTGTCCAGTCTGCGACTGCTGGGCACCGTCGGCGAACCCATCAACCCGCGGGCGTGGAAGTGGTACTACAAGCACATCGGGAACGAGGACTGCCCCATCGTCGACACCTGGTGGCAGACGGAGACGGGCGGTATGATGGTGACGACGCTCCCCGGCGTCAAGGACATGAAACCCGGCTCCGCCGGTCCGCCGCTCCCCGGCATCGACGCCGACGTGGTCGACACCAACGGCGAGGCGGTCGGCGCCGGACGCGCCGGTTATCTCACCGTCAACAAGCCGTGGCCCGGCATGCTTCGGACGCTGTATAAGAACGACGAGCGCTACATCGAGGAGTACTGGGCCGAATACTCCGACACTGACTCCGACGACCCCGAGGACTGGGTCTACTTCCCGGAGGACGGCGCCAAACTCGACGAGGACGGGTACGTCACCGTCCTCGGCCGCGTCGACGACGTCCTCAACGTCTCCGGGCACCGCCTCGGGACGATGGAAATCGAATCCGCCATCGTCGGCGTCGAGGGCGTGGCAGAGGCCGCCGTCGTCGGCGGCGACCACCCCGTCAAGGGCGAGGCCGTCTACGCCTACGTCATCACCGAGGACGGATACGAGGAGACCGACGAACTCCGTGACCGCATCATCGCGGGCGTCGAAGACGCCATCGGGCCTATCGCGCGTCCCGAACGCGTCGTCTTCTCGCCCGACCTGCCCAAGACCCGCTCCGGGAAAATCATGCGTCGCCTGCTCGAAGACATCGCCAACGAAGCGGAACTCGGCGACACCTCGACGCTCCGCAACCCCGACATCGTCGAGGACATCCAGCGGAAGATTCGCGACAACTAA
- a CDS encoding 2-oxoacid:acceptor oxidoreductase subunit alpha: MPADFNWAIGGEAGDGIDSTGKIFAQALSRAGRHVFTSKDFASRIRGGYTAYKVRTSVSQVQSVVDRLDVLIALTQRTIDENLDELHEGSVIIYDGDRTTMADVEIPDEVIGLDVPLKGLAEEAGGAIMRNVVALGAACAVSDFPLENLDSALEKRFGDKGSAIVENNMTAAQKGRDYVRENYDHEYGYDLECTDENYVLLNGDEAIGMGAIAGGCRFYAGYPITPATNVMEYLTGRIERYGGHVVQAEDELSAINMALGAARAGARSMTATSGPGIDLMTETFGLVATSETPLVICNVMRSGPSTGMPTKQEQGDLNAMLYGGHGEVPRFVLAPTTIAECFHKTVEAFNLAEKYQIPVYLTADLSLAVTEQTYPPEEFDMDAVEIERGKVVDEETVGEWQDEEGRFKPHAITEDGISPRAFPGTEGGVHMSTGLEHDELGRRTEETGMRVDQVDKRTRKVETAKEREPFEAREFGDPDAETLVVSWGSNEGAMTEAIEYLDEEGIDVRFLSVPYIFPRPDLTEAIEDAETVIVVECNATGQFADLIEHDALTRVTRVNKYDGVRFNADELAERIGAILADDTEVAA; the protein is encoded by the coding sequence ATGCCTGCGGACTTCAACTGGGCAATCGGTGGTGAAGCCGGCGACGGCATCGATTCCACCGGGAAAATCTTCGCCCAGGCGTTATCGAGGGCCGGTCGGCACGTGTTCACGTCGAAGGACTTCGCGTCGCGTATCCGCGGTGGGTACACGGCGTACAAAGTCCGCACGTCAGTATCGCAGGTACAGAGTGTCGTCGACCGGTTGGACGTGCTCATCGCACTCACCCAACGGACCATCGACGAGAACCTCGACGAACTCCACGAGGGGAGCGTCATCATCTACGACGGGGACCGCACCACGATGGCGGACGTCGAAATTCCGGACGAGGTCATCGGCCTCGACGTCCCCCTCAAGGGCCTCGCGGAGGAGGCCGGTGGGGCCATCATGCGCAACGTCGTCGCCCTCGGCGCGGCGTGTGCGGTGAGCGACTTCCCCCTCGAGAACTTAGACAGCGCACTCGAGAAGCGCTTCGGCGACAAGGGGTCGGCCATCGTCGAGAACAACATGACGGCGGCTCAGAAGGGCCGTGACTACGTCCGGGAGAACTACGACCACGAGTACGGCTACGACCTGGAGTGTACCGACGAGAACTACGTCCTCCTGAACGGCGACGAGGCCATCGGCATGGGCGCCATCGCCGGTGGGTGTCGGTTCTACGCCGGCTACCCAATCACGCCCGCGACGAACGTGATGGAGTACCTCACCGGGCGAATCGAGCGCTACGGCGGCCACGTCGTGCAGGCCGAGGACGAACTGTCGGCCATCAACATGGCCCTCGGCGCGGCCCGCGCCGGCGCGCGGTCGATGACCGCCACTTCCGGCCCCGGCATCGACCTCATGACCGAGACGTTCGGCCTCGTCGCCACCAGCGAGACGCCGCTGGTCATCTGTAACGTGATGCGCTCGGGACCGTCGACGGGGATGCCGACCAAACAGGAGCAGGGCGACCTGAACGCCATGCTTTACGGCGGCCACGGCGAGGTGCCGCGGTTCGTCCTCGCGCCGACGACCATCGCCGAGTGTTTCCACAAGACCGTCGAGGCGTTCAACCTCGCGGAGAAATACCAGATTCCGGTGTATCTCACCGCCGACCTCTCGCTTGCGGTCACGGAACAGACCTATCCGCCCGAGGAGTTCGACATGGACGCCGTCGAAATCGAACGCGGGAAGGTCGTCGACGAGGAGACGGTCGGCGAGTGGCAGGACGAGGAGGGGCGGTTCAAACCCCACGCCATCACCGAGGACGGCATCAGTCCGCGGGCCTTCCCCGGCACCGAAGGCGGGGTTCACATGTCGACCGGCCTCGAACACGACGAACTCGGGCGCCGGACCGAGGAGACGGGGATGCGCGTCGACCAGGTCGACAAGCGCACCCGCAAGGTCGAGACGGCGAAAGAACGCGAACCCTTCGAGGCCCGCGAATTCGGCGACCCCGACGCGGAGACACTCGTCGTCTCGTGGGGGTCGAACGAGGGTGCGATGACCGAGGCGATAGAGTACCTCGACGAGGAAGGCATCGACGTTCGATTCCTCTCGGTGCCCTACATCTTCCCGCGGCCCGACCTGACCGAGGCCATCGAGGACGCTGAGACGGTCATCGTCGTGGAGTGTAACGCGACGGGGCAGTTCGCGGACCTGATCGAACACGACGCGCTGACGCGGGTGACGCGTGTCAACAAGTACGACGGCGTCCGCTTCAACGCGGACGAACTCGCGGAGCGAATCGGTGCGATTCTGGCCGACGACACGGAGGTGGCTGCATGA